The DNA sequence AAGTCTCCTTGCCTGAGAAGCATCCTGCTTCACATTGACCAACCAACGATCCATACCGAACGAACCATCCGAGTACGTAGCATCGTTCCATGAACCGTGTGCCATACCCTTGTAGATGTATGTCTGGAAGTATCCTACACTTTCAAAGCACAGCCTTTCAATATCTGAGCAGTTCGACATCCTGAACTCACCTGACTCACCAGTCTTTCCACCGTATTCAGGACCATCATGATATGCGCCGATCTTCAAACTCCAGATATGCTGACCTGACCAGTCAGGACACAGATCTTTTGGCATTGGATCAGCAACACCATCCTTGACAAGGTCTTCAGCTACCTTGAATGTCTCACGATACTTTAAACCTGCATCCTTAACGGATTCATCCAAGGCCTGTAAGTTTTCCTTTGCAAACCTGGGTGAGTGACAATCGTCGCACACTGATGCCCAACGATCCCTCTTCTCTTTCCAGATCGGAGCGCCACGGTCAGCCATGGACATACCCATACTGGTATATACCGTGCTGAATCTCTGTACGTTGTGGTGACCACCCCTCATATGGCAATACTGGCAGGTTGGACCAACATAATCTGCATCAGCCAACTTCTTTGAGAAGTCGAACTGCTTTGGATCCCACTTGTTCACCTGATATACGGTACCATGGAGACCAATATCATAAGCCTCCCAGTCCCTGTGATCCTTACCCCAGTGGCATGTCTTGCATTGCTCTGCCTTCCTTGCAACCTTCGGATCAAACTGATGCCTCTGGTGGCAGGTGCTGCACCTTTCTTCTGAGCTGGTGTGACAAAATGTGCAACCTGCCGTATCCCCTGGCGGTCTCTCAAT is a window from the Bacteroidota bacterium genome containing:
- a CDS encoding hydrazine oxidoreductase HzoA → LMTKEAKAVEIITHWVPHEVYGVPGEPDNNGKVFFSGLGAKYMGYPKHENAPPYPGKYSKFWKTLPAYRYYIPDYMYNRDEVRPSNPIKGTFQLEQCIACHSVMTPGIVRDYKKSAHSRAEPSPTGCDTCHGNNHQKLTMPSSKACGTSECHETQYSESGQGGIGSHASCSSFAQVECAWSIERPPGDTAGCTFCHTSSEERCSTCHQRHQFDPKVARKAEQCKTCHWGKDHRDWEAYDIGLHGTVYQVNKWDPKQFDFSKKLADADYVGPTCQYCHMRGGHHNVQRFSTVYTSMGMSMADRGAPIWKEKRDRWASVCDDCHSPRFAKENLQALDESVKDAGLKYRETFKVAEDLVKDGVADPMPKDLCPDWSGQHIWSLKIGAYHDGPEYGGKTGESGEFRMSNCSDIERLCFESVGYFQTYIYKGMAHGSWNDATYSDGSFGMDRWLVNVKQDASQARRLAAIEKKVGITWVPESFWKTGEWLDQLTGPYIVKNHPGKTIFDLCPDPGWLDTHHAPAEEVEYINRKLLELGMKDGK